The following coding sequences lie in one Populus nigra chromosome 15, ddPopNigr1.1, whole genome shotgun sequence genomic window:
- the LOC133674662 gene encoding protein TIFY 8-like: MVEKLDTKRKWLWHESNTDSPVVLAPKYKDGSPSASASLGASSGGGRGPLSSTSDLASERQAGNHLEGIPFYGPRSDISGPEISNRLAGSKRSNSDSAFTGPRDGVPQMAHDSTESLHLMKMLKNGGGGEWTRRSNDDEVFYGMQSKRPSSASLSLQPSAGNRLDANVSKWERSIPMGVGAYPTRGGQFVPFTHQVPTNRFRDTNAGPSVISQSAADEGSRTGIKGPGILSSINAGSGISEKNSSGGLCSGGKPKIGIHISEPESSTPASQKGLTSASRQMTIFYGGQAHVFDDVHPNKADVIMALAGSNGGSWSTTYSPKPTARQGSESIMTSNEYEGAVAANTPFPREFRGRTFVTGNATHAVGSGDRISTPAGGHHGSSIIIAKETRNLVQAREPSNEDK; this comes from the exons ATGGTGGAGAAGCTTGATACGAAGAGGAAATGGCTGTG GCATGAAAGCAACACAGATTCACCAGTTGTTTTAGCTCCAAAATATAAAGATGGGTCtccttctgcttctgcttcacTTGGGGCTTCTTCTGGTGGTGGCCGCGGACCTCTCTCTTCCACCTCTGATCTAGCTTCTG AAAGGCAGGCTGGGAATCATCTTGAGGGGATTCCATTTTACGGCCCAAGGAGTGATATTTCTGGTCCTGAGATAAGCAACAGATTAGCTGGAAGTAAGCGGAGCAATTCCGATTCTGCCTTTACGGGACCAAGGGATGGGGTTCCACAAATGGCTCATGATTCCACTGAGAGCCTGCATTTGATGAAG ATGCTAAAAAATGGAGGTGGTGGAGAGTGGACTAGAAGGTCTAATGATGATGAGGTTTTCTATGGCATGCAGTCAAAGAGGCCGAGTTCTGCATCTCTCTCACTGCAACCTTCTGCTGGCAATAGACTTGATGCCAATGTTTCCAAATGGGAGCGATCCATTCCCATGGGAGTAGGCGCATATCCTACTCGTGGTGGCCAATTTGTTCCTTTTACTCATCAAGTTCCCACAAACAGATTCAGAGATACTAATGCTGGTCCTTCAGTTATCTCTCAATCTGCTGCTGATGAAGGTTCCAGAACTGGAATTAAAGGCCCCGGTATTCTGAGTTCTATAAATGCTGGCAGCGGTATTTCTGAGAAAAATTCATCTGGAGGGCTGTGTAGTGGCGGCAAACCAAAGATTGGGATTCATATTTCAGAGCCAGAATCTTCAACTCCTGCAAG TCAGAAGGGTTTAACATCTGCCAGTCGCCAGATGACTATATTTTATGGTGGTCAAGCTCATGTTTTTGATGATGTCCACCCAAACAAG GCGGATGTTATAATGGCCCTAGCTGGTTCGAACGGAGGATCATGGTCAACAACCTACTCACCAAAACCTACTGCAAGGCAGGGCAGTGAAAGTATCATGACCAGCAATGAATATGAAGGAGCTGTGGCCGCTAACACGCCATTCCCACGTGAATTTCGCGGGAGGACATTTGTCACTGGCAATGCTACTCATGCAGTCGGCTCTGGTGATCGAATCTCTACACCAGCAG GAGGGCATCATGGCAGCAGCATTATAATAGCTAAAGAGACAAGAAACCTGGTTCAGGCAAGAGAACCCAGTAATGAGGATAAATGA
- the LOC133674457 gene encoding gibberellin 3-beta-dioxygenase 1-like: MSTLSDAYRDHPLLLHHIIPLDFDSVRTVPDSHVWPASHAFESDDQLSIPTIDLMDPDAVKLVGHACETWGVFQVINHGIPLDIIDEVESEARRLFSLPTGHKLKALRSPGGATGYGLARISPFFSKKMWHEGFTVMGSPVDHARELWPNDYQRFCDVMEDYQKKMKELAITLMHLILKSLDLSEEETSKVVSPGGASTALQLNSYPFCPDPSRVMGLAPHTDTSLLTILYQSAINGLEIFKDGVGWVLVSPTNGSLVVNVGDLLHILSNAQFPSVLHRVVLKEEQQRLSLAYFYSPPTDFHVSPLALNPAQIPLYRSVSVREYIHIKARNLEKALSLIRI, translated from the exons ATGAGCACTCTTTCTGATGCCTACAGAGACCATCCTCTCCTTCTCCACCATATTATACCCCTAGACTTCGATTCGGTTCGGACCGTGCCCGACTCACATGTATGGCCTGCATCCCATGCCTTCGAGTCTGATGACCAATTATCGATACCCACTATCGATCTCATGGATCCCGATGCGGTGAAACTTGTAGGTCATGCTTGTGAGACATGGGGTGTGTTCCAAGTCATAAACCATGGCATTCCATTGGACATAATAGATGAAGTTGAGTCCGAGGCTAGAAGACTCTTCTCTCTCCCGACAGGACATAAATTGAAGGCCTTAAGGTCTCCTGGCGGAGCCACCGGCTATGGCTTAGCTCGGATTTCGCCATTCTTCAGCAAGAAAATGTGGCATGAAGGGTTTACAGTCATGGGTTCTCCTGTCGATCATGCTAGGGAACTTTGGCCCAATGACTACCAGCGGTTTTG TGATGTAATGGAAGATTATCAGAAGAAAATGAAGGAGCTAGCCATAACCCTAATGCATCTGATCCTCAAGTCCTTGGACTTGTCTGAAGAAGAAACATCCAAGGTTGTTTCACCTGGTGGTGCCAGCACTGCTTTACAGCTGAACTCCTATCCATTCTGTCCTGATCCAAGTCGAGTCATGGGTCTAGCTCCTCACACAGACACCTCACTCTTGACAATACTGTATCAAAGTGCAATAAATGGCTTAGAAATCTTCAAGGATGGAGTTGGTTGGGTTTTAGTATCTCCTACCAATGGATCACTTGTAGTAAATGTTGGTGATCTCTTGCACATTCTCTCAAATGCTCAGTTCCCGAGCGTTCTTCATCGTGTGGTTTTAAAAGAGGAGCAACAAAGACTGTCCTTGGCTTACTTTTACAGCCCTCCTACTGATTTCCATGTCTCTCCTCTGGCTTTGAATCCTGCCCAAATTCCTCTATATCGTTCTGTTTCGGTGAGAGAATACATTCACATCAAGGCGAGGAATCTTGAGAAAGCACTTTCTCTGATTAGAATTTAG
- the LOC133674661 gene encoding ammonium transporter 2 member 5-like, translating to MSNNTAFPLNLLPDEASPEWFNKADNAWQLTAATLVGLQSIPGLMILYGGGVKKKWAVNSAFMVLYAFACVMFCWVTWGYRMSFGSKLLPFWGEANVALDQKYLLDPAFLGKFPNATMVYFQSVFAAITLILIAGAVLGRMNFYAWMIFVPLWLTFSYTFTAFSVWCPDGFLAKMGLIDYSGGYVIHLSSGVAGYTAAYWVGPRLTKDRERFPPNNILLMLFGAGLLWMGWTGFNGGDPYVVSTDASLAVLNTHLCTATSLLTWVALDIIFFRKASVIGAVQGMITGLVCITPAAGVVQGWAAIIMGLCSGSIPWTTMMVIHKNSELLQKVDDTMAVLHTHAIAGSLGGILTGLFAEPKLNRLFFGSSGHYIGLVYGFDDKSRIGSGVRQMGVQFIGILFVVFVNVLTTSIICILIRLVVPLRMSNEDLEIGDDAAHGEEAYAIWGNGDRQENSFYRGSINPKIELPVSTNRAARQAEKA from the exons ATGAGCAATAATACTGCCTTCCCTCTTAATTTATTGCCTGATGAGGCTAGTCCAGAGTGGTTTAACAAAGCTGACAATGCATGGCAACTAACAGCAGCAACACTTGTTGGTTTACAAAGTATTCCAGGGCTAATGATTCTATATGGTGGAGGTGTGAAGAAAAAATGGGCTGTGAATTCAGCATTTATGGTACTCTATGCATTTGCTTGTGTGATGTTTTGTTGGGTCACATGGGGCTATCGAATGTCCTTTGGCTCTAAGCTTTTACCATTTTGGGGAGAGGCTAATGTTGCTCTTGACCAAAAATATCTTCTTGATCCAGCATTTCTTGGAAAGTTCCCCAATGCAACAATGGTGTATTTCCAATCTGTTTTCGCAGCCATTACTTTGATTTTGATCGCCGGCGCAGTGTTAGGGCGGATGAATTTCTATGCCTGGATGATTTTTGTTCCTCTATGGCTAACGTTTTCGTATACTTTCACAGCTTTTAGTGTGTGGTGTCCTGATGGTTTTCTCGCTAAGATGGGACTCATAGATTATTCTGGTGGCTACGTGATTCATTTGTCTTCAGGCGTAGCCGGTTACACAGCAGCATATTGG GTCGGTCCCCGTCTAACGAAAGACAGAGAGAGATTTCCTCCAAACAACATCCTTCTTATGTTATTTGGGGCAGGATTGCTTTGGATGGGCTGGACAGGATTTAATGGAGGAGATCCTTATGTAGTAAGCACCGATGCTTCTTTGGCAGTCTTGAACACTCATTTATGTACTGCTACTAGCTTGCTTACTTGGGTCGCTCTTGACATCATATTTTTCCGCAAAGCTTCTGTTATTGGTGCAGTTCAAGGCATGATCACTGGTTTAGTATGTATCACTCCAGCTGCTG GGGTGGTGCAAGGATGGGCAGCAATAATAATGGGGTTATGCTCGGGCTCAATTCCTTGGACAACCATGATGGTTATCCACAAGAATTCAGAACTACTTCAAAAGGTTGACGACACAATGGCTGTTCTGCATACACATGCCATTGCCGGTAGCCTTGGTGGTATCCTCACAGGCCTTTTCGCTGAGCCGAAGCTAAACAGGTTGTTCTTTGGGTCCTCTGGACACTACATTGGCCTAGTCTATGGCTTCGATGACAAAAGCAGAATTGGCTCCGGGGTTCGACAGATGGGAGTTCAGTTTATAGGAATCCTGTTTGTTGTCTTTGTTAATGTGCTGACTACTAgcataatatgtattttgataCGACTGGTGGTGCCACTAAGAATGTCTAATGAGGATTTGGAGATTGGTGATGATGCTGCTCATGGTGAAGAAGCTTATGCTATCTGGGGCAATGGAGACAGACAGGAAAACTCTTTTTATCGAGGTTCGATTAATCCTAAAATTGAGCTGCCAGTGAGCACAAATAGGGCTGCTCGTCAAGCTGAGAAGGCATAG